The following proteins are co-located in the Schistocerca nitens isolate TAMUIC-IGC-003100 chromosome 2, iqSchNite1.1, whole genome shotgun sequence genome:
- the LOC126235432 gene encoding hexamerin-like produces the protein MKTSVTLLLAAVALMGLAAGHSRERRDTASKEFLLRQKKLLQLIWHVGQPALLPELKEMASSFKFDEHVGDFKDPEIVNKFVNYYTHGYIKKRGERLPAHYKYDELQVKALVDLLYSAKDFDTFYETAAWAREHVNEALFCYAINVVKLHRDDLFHLALPPFYELYPQLFIGNDIIKEAWQATLQGKTFNKGQPYVIHANYSGLPYAGEADELLSYYTEDVGLLAFRDFMHYRFPFWANMEDYGQANDTNRGDHFSYDIKATLSRYYLERLSNHLPDIEPLDFEEPVPGVEPDSSLTRYLSTVEERLLEAIDSGYVFDTELKNHSLRDPSSFEMFARIVEGNADSINKDYYGSFYNRMLEYVGHDGGCCFYHLVRPTKPSMLGTPASASKSPLYYKILKRVAMALDEFKSRIGPYTQKELMLPGVTVESLTVDKLVTYFEDYDFELNNAVPVASLEEAARLNVVARTQRLTHVPFNYNIKVTSDMEVDVFVRFFIGPVYDAYGKELPLDEKRHNMVYVDSFSVKLKQGVNELLRKSKDISSYSQLPVSYNKLYEATEAALAGGTQRLPDYISRMFGDVDRLVLPRGTREGLPLCTYVIISQCSPRSIRNTDPVIDNMCPKNSLFPFDRPIDELEFNVPNSFFGETVVFHRNADEIVRI, from the exons CTAGCAAGGAGTTCCTCCTCCGGCAGAAGAAACTTCTGCAGCTCATATGGCATGTCGGACAACCTGCACTGCTTCCTGAACTGAAGGAGATGGCCAGTTCCTTTAAGTTTGATGAGCACGTTGGAGACTTCAAG GATCCAGAAATTGTCAACAAATTCGTCAATTACTACACACACGGCTACATCAAGAAGCGCGGCGAACGGCTGCCGGCCCACTACAAGTACGACGAGCTTCAGGTGAAGGCACTCGTCGATCTCCTGTACTCCGCCAAGGACTTCGACACCTTCTACGAG ACAGCCGCCTGGGCCAGGGAACACGTGAACGAGGCTCTGTTCTGCTACGCAATCAACGTCGTTAAGCTGCACCGCGACGATCTTTTCCACCTCGCGCTGCCGCCCTTCTACGAGCTCTACCCCCAGCTTTTTATCGGTAATGACATCATCAAGGAGGCGTGGCAAGCTACCCTACAAG GGAAGACTTTCAACAAGGGGCAGCCGTACGTGATCCATGCCAACTACAGCGGCCTCCCTTATGCTGGCGAAGCTGACGAGCTGCTGTCCTACTACACTGAGGACGTGGGCCTGCTCGCCTTCCGAGACTTCATGCACTACCGCTTCCCTTTCTGGGCCAATATGGAGGACTACGGCCAGGCCAACGACACCAACCGAGGTGACCACTTCTCCTACGATATCAAGGCCACCCTCAGCCGGTACTACCTGGAGAGGCTCTCGAACCACCTCCCTGACATCGAACCCCTTGACTTCGAGGAACCAGTCCCAGGAGTCGAGCCGGACAGCTCACTCACACGGTACCTCAGCACAGTGGAGGAAAGGCTTTTGGAAGCAATCGATTCTGGATACGTATTTGAT ACCGAACTCAAGAATCACTCTCTTCGTGATCCATCGAGCTTTGAGATGTTCGCTCGAATCGTTGAAGGTAACGCAGACTCCATCAACAAGGATTACTACGGTTCATTCTACAACCGGATGCTGGAGTACGTGGGTCACGACGGTGGCTGCTGCTTTTACCACCTGGTACGTCCC ACAAAACCGTCCATGCTGGGGACACCAGCATCTGCCTCCAAATCTCCTCTGTACTACAAGATTCTTAAGCGAGTTGCTATGGCACTGGACGAGTTCAAGAGCCGCATTGGACCTTACACACAGAAAGAG CTGATGCTGCCTGGCGTGACAGTGGAGAGCCTGACCGTTGACAAGCTGGTCACGTACTTCGAGGACTACGACTTCGAGCTGAACAACGCTGTTCCGGTGGCGAGCCTGGAGGAGGCCGCCAGACTGAATGTCGTGGCCCGCACCCAACGTCTGACGCACGTTCCCTTCAACTACAACATCAAAGTTACCAGTGACATGGAGGTGGACGTCTTCGTTCGCTTCTTCATTGGCCCGGTCTACGACGCCTATGGCAAGGAGCTGCCTCTCGACGAGAAGAGGCACAACATGGTCTATGTCGACTCATTCAGCGTCAAAT TGAAACAGGGAGTGAATGAGCTGCTGAGGAAGTCGAAGGACATCAGCTCGTACAGCCAGCTCCCGGTCAGCTACAACAAGCTGTACGAAGCTACGGAGGCCGCCCTCGCTGGTGGGACACAGCGGCTCCCCGACTACATCTCGCGCATGTTCGGAGACGTGGACCGCCTGGTGCTGCCGCGTGGAACCCGAGAAGGTCTCCCGCTCTGCACCTACGTCATCATCAGCCAGTGCTCACCCAGGAGCATCAGAAACACTGACCCAGTCATCGACAACATGTGCCCCAAAAACTCCCTATTCCCATTCGACAGGCCCATCGATGAGCTGGAGTTTAACGTGCCCAACTCGTTTTTCGGCGAAACTGTCGTCTTCCACAGGAACGCCGACGAGATCGTTAGGATCTGA